A section of the Rhizobium sp. Pop5 genome encodes:
- a CDS encoding aminodeoxychorismate synthase component I, with protein MLFAEPAEIIIAGTRAEFFAGLARMEEAKAEGKWLAGYMAYEAGYFFEEKLAPFAWENRETPLLCFGVFNAPQPDTHPRAQPKHRLENEEFLTAPKAAWDFPLYKERFDRLHEHLRLGDAYQANLTMPIEARWAGDPSAAFWSLIERQPVKYGALVDLGGPVILSRSPELFFRIDEEGWIETHPMKGTAKRGATPAEDAEIIAAMRADIKTQAENRMIVDLLRNDISRITEVGTLDVPKLFDVETYPTVHQMVSHVQARLRPGLSIRDIFAALFPCGSITGAPKLRAMEILHALEDGPRDAYCGAIGMISPGGAMRFSVAIRTVTLFDGGRAVFNVGGGIVFDSTAEAEYEECLLKARFAVGEQWIAR; from the coding sequence ATGCTGTTCGCTGAGCCGGCTGAGATCATCATTGCCGGGACGCGCGCCGAATTCTTCGCAGGCCTTGCCCGCATGGAAGAGGCCAAGGCCGAGGGCAAATGGCTTGCGGGCTACATGGCCTACGAAGCCGGATATTTCTTCGAGGAAAAACTCGCTCCCTTCGCCTGGGAAAATCGCGAAACGCCACTCCTCTGTTTCGGCGTCTTCAACGCTCCGCAGCCGGATACGCACCCGCGCGCCCAGCCGAAACATCGCTTGGAAAACGAGGAATTCCTCACCGCGCCGAAAGCCGCCTGGGATTTCCCCCTATATAAAGAGCGCTTCGACCGCCTTCACGAGCATCTGCGGCTCGGCGATGCCTATCAGGCGAACCTCACCATGCCGATCGAGGCGCGCTGGGCCGGCGATCCCAGCGCTGCCTTCTGGTCGCTGATCGAACGCCAGCCGGTCAAATACGGTGCGCTGGTCGATCTCGGTGGCCCGGTCATCCTGTCGCGTTCACCCGAACTCTTCTTCCGCATTGACGAAGAGGGCTGGATAGAAACCCATCCGATGAAGGGCACGGCAAAACGCGGCGCCACCCCTGCCGAAGACGCCGAAATCATCGCGGCCATGCGTGCCGATATCAAGACGCAAGCCGAAAATCGCATGATCGTCGATCTCCTGCGCAACGACATCTCCCGCATCACCGAGGTCGGCACGCTCGATGTCCCGAAGCTCTTCGACGTCGAGACTTATCCGACCGTCCACCAGATGGTGAGCCATGTTCAGGCAAGGCTCCGCCCGGGGCTTTCGATCCGCGATATTTTTGCCGCCCTCTTCCCCTGCGGTTCGATCACCGGCGCGCCGAAGCTGCGGGCAATGGAGATTCTCCACGCTCTCGAGGACGGCCCACGCGATGCCTATTGCGGCGCGATCGGCATGATCTCGCCGGGCGGCGCCATGCGTTTTTCCGTCGCCATCCGCACCGTCACGCTTTTTGATGGCGGCAGGGCCGTCTTCAATGTCGGTGGCGGCATCGTCTTCGATTCCACGGCCGAGGCCGAATATGAGGAATGCCTGCTCAAGGCCCGCTTCGCCGTCGGCGAACAATGGATCGCCCGATGA
- a CDS encoding aminotransferase class IV family protein, with protein sequence MTGFSLIETLRWQPDEGFIRLRLHLARLSRSARRLGFPQPVDAAAKLDEAVVEAAGPRRIRLTFDPQGKIEVTSAAFVPLAPETVWTVRIAKTRLDSSDRLLRAKTTRRAVYETARAEYAQAEADEVILLNERGEVCEGTITSIFLDDGTGILRTPAISCGLLAGVLRTELICARKARIARLTLADLDAGTLYLGNSLRGLIRANLVRN encoded by the coding sequence ATGACCGGTTTTTCGCTGATCGAGACGCTGCGCTGGCAGCCCGACGAGGGCTTCATCCGCCTGCGCCTGCATCTCGCCCGGCTGTCACGCTCCGCCCGTCGCCTCGGCTTCCCGCAGCCTGTCGACGCGGCGGCTAAGCTCGACGAAGCGGTCGTAGAGGCCGCGGGCCCGCGGCGCATCCGCCTGACCTTCGATCCGCAAGGTAAGATTGAGGTGACGAGCGCCGCCTTCGTGCCGCTGGCCCCGGAGACCGTCTGGACCGTCCGTATCGCCAAGACCCGCCTCGATTCCTCCGACAGGCTGCTGCGCGCTAAGACCACACGGCGTGCCGTCTACGAGACCGCCCGCGCCGAATATGCTCAGGCAGAAGCCGACGAAGTCATCCTCTTGAACGAACGCGGCGAAGTCTGCGAGGGCACCATCACCTCCATCTTCCTGGACGACGGGACCGGCATTCTGCGTACGCCGGCCATCTCCTGCGGCCTGCTCGCCGGCGTGCTGCGCACCGAGCTTATTTGTGCACGCAAGGCCCGCATCGCCCGGCTCACGCTTGCCGATCTCGATGCCGGCACGCTTTACCTCGGCAACTCGCTGCGCGGCCTGATCCGCGCAAACCTCGTCAGGAACTGA
- a CDS encoding YciI family protein yields MFILSLTYVKPNEEADKHMEPHMAWVKEGYAKGWFLASGRKVPRTGGVVLAIGERAAIEAFVAADPFTIHGVAEYEITELAVTTAVEGLEILKR; encoded by the coding sequence ATGTTCATTCTCTCCCTCACCTATGTGAAACCCAACGAGGAAGCCGACAAGCACATGGAGCCGCACATGGCCTGGGTGAAGGAAGGCTATGCCAAGGGCTGGTTCCTCGCCTCCGGCCGAAAGGTGCCGCGCACCGGCGGCGTGGTGCTTGCGATCGGCGAGCGCGCCGCAATCGAAGCCTTTGTCGCCGCCGATCCCTTCACCATCCACGGGGTCGCCGAATACGAAATCACCGAGCTTGCCGTGACGACGGCCGTCGAAGGGCTGGAAATCCTGAAGCGCTGA
- a CDS encoding homospermidine synthase, with protein MTEQNYPVYAEITGPIVMIGFGSIGRGTLPLIERHFKFDKSRMVVIDPREEPSDMEILKKHGVRHIKEYVTKDNYKELLKPLLTEGEGQGFCVNLSVDTSSLDIIKLCRKLDVLYIDTVVEPWLGFYFDKGMSNADRTNYALRETMRKEKAKNPGGATAVSTCGANPGMVSWFVKQALVNLANDIGLKFDEPDQHDREGWAKLMKKLGVKGVHIAERDTQRTKHPKPLNVFWNTWSVEGFISEGMQPAELGWGTHEEWMPKNAKKHKKGNKAAIYLEQPGANTRVRTWCPTPGPQYGFLVTHNESISIADYFTVRDKDGEVTFRPTCHYAYHPANDAVLSLHEMFGNGGTPQPVHHVLDEDELEDGIDELGVLLYGHEKNAYWYGSRLSLEETRRIAPYQNATGLQVTSAVLAGMVWALEHPKAGIVEADEIDYKRCLEVQMPYLGPVEGHYTDWTPLDGRPGLFPEDIDTKDPWQFRNILVR; from the coding sequence ATGACGGAACAGAACTATCCGGTATATGCCGAAATTACCGGTCCGATCGTGATGATCGGCTTTGGCTCCATCGGCCGCGGCACCCTGCCCCTGATCGAGCGCCACTTCAAATTCGACAAGAGCCGGATGGTCGTCATCGACCCGCGGGAAGAGCCCTCCGACATGGAGATCCTCAAGAAGCACGGCGTCCGCCACATCAAGGAATATGTTACCAAGGACAATTACAAGGAGCTGCTGAAGCCGCTGCTGACGGAAGGCGAAGGCCAGGGTTTCTGCGTCAACCTCTCGGTGGACACCTCCTCGCTCGACATCATCAAGCTCTGCCGCAAGCTCGACGTTCTCTATATCGATACGGTCGTCGAGCCCTGGCTCGGCTTCTATTTCGACAAGGGCATGAGCAATGCCGACCGCACCAACTATGCGTTGCGCGAAACCATGCGCAAGGAAAAGGCGAAGAACCCGGGCGGCGCTACGGCCGTCTCCACCTGCGGCGCCAATCCGGGCATGGTTTCCTGGTTCGTCAAGCAGGCGCTCGTCAACCTCGCCAACGATATCGGCCTGAAGTTCGACGAACCGGACCAGCACGATCGCGAGGGCTGGGCCAAGCTCATGAAAAAGCTCGGCGTCAAGGGCGTCCACATCGCCGAACGCGACACCCAGCGCACTAAGCATCCGAAGCCGCTCAACGTCTTCTGGAACACCTGGTCGGTCGAAGGCTTCATCTCCGAAGGCATGCAGCCTGCCGAACTCGGCTGGGGCACGCATGAAGAGTGGATGCCGAAGAACGCCAAGAAGCACAAGAAGGGCAACAAGGCTGCGATCTATCTGGAGCAGCCCGGCGCCAACACCCGCGTGCGCACCTGGTGCCCGACCCCCGGTCCGCAATACGGCTTCCTCGTCACCCATAACGAGTCGATTTCGATCGCCGACTATTTCACGGTCCGCGACAAGGACGGCGAAGTGACCTTCCGCCCGACCTGCCATTATGCCTATCATCCGGCCAACGACGCCGTACTCTCGCTGCACGAGATGTTCGGCAACGGCGGCACGCCGCAGCCGGTTCATCACGTTCTCGACGAAGACGAACTGGAGGACGGCATCGACGAACTCGGCGTCCTGCTCTACGGCCATGAGAAGAACGCCTACTGGTATGGTTCGCGCCTGTCGCTGGAAGAAACCCGCCGCATCGCGCCCTACCAGAACGCCACCGGCCTGCAGGTCACGTCAGCCGTTCTCGCCGGCATGGTCTGGGCGCTGGAACACCCGAAGGCCGGCATCGTCGAAGCCGACGAGATCGACTACAAGCGCTGCCTCGAAGTGCAGATGCCCTATCTCGGTCCGGTCGAAGGCCATTACACGGACTGGACCCCGCTCGACGGCCGTCCGGGTCTCTTCCCCGAGGATATCGACACCAAGGATCCCTGGCAGTTCAGGAACATCCTCGTTCGCTGA
- a CDS encoding 5'-nucleotidase C-terminal domain-containing protein, producing MTKSFSFGLLTASMLTLSAGAAFADYELNILHINDFHSRIESINKFDSTCSAEEEGKKECFGGAARLKTAIDQRRQALSGKNVLLLNAGDNFQGSLFYTTYKGAAEAELLNLMKFDAMTVGNHEFDDSEDGLATFLDKVQFPVVTANVKAAAASKLGDRIKPSLVLDVGGQKIGVVGAVTNDTPELSSPGPNVTISDDVQSITSAVQDLKGQGVNKIIALTHVGYPRDLALIAKIPDVDIVVGGHSHSLLSNTDPKAEGPYPTLVDNPGGYKVPVVQAASYSKYLGDLVVNFDDNGVVKDAKGDPILIDSSFTPDPAVVARIAELAKPIDELRKKVIGSSEGPIEGDRKVCRVKECSMGNLVADAILDRTKNQGVTIAVQNGGGLRASIDGGDVTQGEVITVLPFQNTLATFEATGADIAKALENGVSQIDQGAGRFPQVAGLKFSFDQSKSVGSRVSDIKVKEGDNFAPIDPAKTYKVATNNFMRAGGDGYSIFKDGKNAYDYGPDLADVTAEYLAAHSPYKPYTDGRVTEIAAAAAPAPAAEPAAPAPAPATPAPATEPAAPAPAAPAPAAEPTPAPAASAPAGTTPSTHVIAAGDTFWDLAKTFYGDGTLWRKLSDANGKPNPHHLTIGKEIEVPAK from the coding sequence ATGACGAAGTCTTTCAGCTTCGGTCTTTTGACCGCGTCCATGCTGACGCTGAGCGCGGGCGCCGCCTTTGCGGATTACGAACTCAATATTCTTCATATCAACGATTTCCATTCACGCATCGAATCGATCAACAAGTTCGACTCGACCTGCTCGGCCGAGGAAGAGGGCAAGAAGGAATGCTTCGGGGGTGCCGCCCGCCTGAAGACTGCGATCGACCAGCGCCGCCAGGCGCTGTCGGGCAAGAACGTCCTTCTCTTGAATGCCGGCGATAATTTCCAAGGCTCGCTCTTCTACACGACCTACAAGGGCGCGGCCGAAGCGGAACTCCTGAACCTGATGAAGTTCGACGCCATGACCGTCGGCAACCACGAATTCGACGACAGTGAGGACGGGCTTGCGACCTTCCTCGATAAGGTGCAATTCCCTGTGGTGACGGCGAACGTCAAGGCCGCGGCCGCCTCCAAGCTCGGCGACCGCATCAAGCCGTCGCTGGTGCTCGATGTCGGCGGCCAGAAGATCGGCGTCGTCGGCGCCGTCACCAACGACACGCCCGAGCTTTCCTCGCCCGGCCCGAACGTCACGATATCAGACGACGTCCAGAGCATCACATCAGCCGTTCAGGACCTGAAAGGCCAGGGCGTCAACAAGATCATCGCGCTGACCCATGTCGGCTATCCCCGTGATCTCGCCCTGATCGCCAAGATCCCCGATGTCGATATCGTCGTCGGCGGCCATTCCCATAGCCTGCTCTCGAATACCGACCCCAAAGCCGAGGGTCCTTACCCGACGTTGGTCGACAATCCCGGCGGCTACAAGGTGCCGGTCGTCCAGGCCGCCTCCTACAGCAAGTATCTCGGGGATCTCGTCGTCAATTTCGACGATAACGGCGTCGTCAAGGACGCCAAGGGCGATCCGATCCTGATCGATTCGTCCTTTACGCCCGATCCGGCCGTCGTCGCCCGCATTGCCGAACTGGCAAAGCCGATCGATGAACTGCGCAAGAAGGTGATCGGCTCCTCCGAAGGCCCGATCGAGGGCGACCGCAAGGTCTGCCGTGTCAAGGAATGCTCAATGGGCAATCTGGTGGCCGATGCCATTCTCGACCGGACAAAGAACCAGGGCGTCACCATCGCCGTCCAGAACGGCGGCGGCCTGCGCGCCTCGATTGACGGCGGCGACGTCACCCAGGGCGAAGTCATCACCGTCCTGCCTTTCCAGAATACGCTCGCCACGTTCGAGGCAACCGGCGCGGATATCGCCAAAGCGCTCGAAAACGGCGTCAGCCAGATCGACCAGGGCGCCGGGCGCTTCCCGCAGGTCGCCGGACTGAAATTCTCCTTCGACCAGTCAAAGTCCGTCGGCAGCCGCGTCAGCGATATCAAGGTGAAGGAGGGCGACAATTTCGCTCCGATCGATCCAGCCAAGACCTACAAGGTCGCCACCAATAATTTCATGCGGGCCGGCGGCGACGGTTATTCGATCTTCAAGGATGGCAAGAACGCCTATGATTACGGCCCGGACCTTGCCGACGTGACCGCCGAGTATCTGGCTGCCCACTCGCCCTACAAGCCCTATACCGACGGCCGCGTCACCGAAATCGCCGCAGCTGCCGCGCCGGCGCCCGCGGCCGAACCGGCCGCTCCTGCTCCCGCACCGGCAACACCGGCACCAGCCACCGAGCCTGCGGCACCTGCCCCTGCAGCACCCGCACCTGCCGCGGAACCGACGCCGGCTCCGGCAGCCTCCGCACCCGCCGGAACGACGCCATCCACCCATGTCATCGCCGCCGGTGATACTTTCTGGGATCTGGCGAAAACCTTCTATGGCGACGGTACGCTGTGGCGGAAACTGTCGGATGCCAATGGCAAGCCGAACCCACATCACCTGACGATCGGCAAGGAGATCGAGGTTCCCGCCAAGTAA
- the hemH gene encoding ferrochelatase, giving the protein MTADISLRPADHPAVKSGKVGVLLVNLGTPDGTDYTSIRRYLKEFLTDRRVIEWSPWKWYPILFGIVLNRRPQKVGKAYELIWNKEKNESFLRTYTRNQSDLMAGRLKDLTNVKVDWAMRYGTPSIASRIEALKEEGCDRIVLFPLYPQYAAATTATVNDKAFQKLLTMRWQPALRTVPDYHDDEAYIEALAQSVEKHLATLDWKPEMLLASFHGIPMSYFKQGDPYYCQCQKTGRLLRERLGLTKDNFMVTFQSRFGPEEWLQPYTDKTVEKLAQDGVKRIAVINPGFVSDCLETLEEIAEQAAHSFHENGGDKFAHIPCLNDGDDGMKVLEKVVRRELQGWA; this is encoded by the coding sequence ATGACAGCAGATATTTCACTCCGTCCAGCGGACCATCCGGCCGTCAAGTCAGGCAAGGTCGGCGTTCTGCTGGTCAATCTCGGCACGCCCGACGGCACCGATTACACATCGATTCGCCGCTATCTCAAGGAATTCCTGACCGATCGCCGGGTCATCGAATGGTCGCCTTGGAAGTGGTATCCGATCCTGTTCGGCATCGTGCTCAACAGACGCCCGCAGAAGGTGGGCAAGGCCTACGAACTGATCTGGAACAAGGAAAAGAACGAAAGCTTTCTCCGCACCTATACGCGCAACCAGTCGGATCTGATGGCCGGGCGCCTGAAGGATCTCACAAACGTCAAGGTCGATTGGGCGATGCGTTACGGCACGCCTTCGATCGCCTCGCGCATCGAGGCGCTGAAGGAAGAAGGCTGCGACCGCATCGTGCTCTTCCCGCTTTATCCCCAATATGCGGCGGCAACGACCGCCACTGTCAACGACAAGGCCTTCCAGAAGCTGCTGACCATGCGCTGGCAGCCGGCGCTGCGCACCGTACCCGACTATCATGACGACGAGGCCTATATCGAGGCGCTCGCCCAATCCGTCGAAAAGCATCTTGCGACGCTCGATTGGAAGCCGGAGATGCTGCTCGCCTCCTTCCACGGCATTCCGATGTCCTATTTCAAGCAGGGCGACCCCTATTACTGTCAGTGCCAGAAGACCGGCCGGCTGCTGCGCGAACGGCTCGGGCTCACCAAGGACAACTTCATGGTCACCTTCCAGTCCCGCTTCGGGCCGGAGGAATGGCTGCAGCCCTATACCGACAAGACGGTGGAAAAGCTCGCCCAGGACGGTGTCAAGCGCATCGCCGTCATCAATCCCGGCTTCGTTTCCGACTGTCTGGAAACGCTTGAGGAGATCGCCGAGCAGGCGGCCCACTCCTTCCATGAGAATGGCGGCGACAAGTTCGCTCATATCCCCTGCCTCAATGACGGCGATGACGGCATGAAGGTGCTGGAAAAGGTTGTCCGCCGCGAATTGCAGGGCTGGGCTTGA
- a CDS encoding SPFH domain-containing protein produces the protein MLFGGFDIVVIVLVIFVILVLFAGIKTVPQGYRYTIERFGRYTRTLEPGLNLITPFIERVGARMNVMEQVLNVPTQEVITKDNASVSADAVAFFQVLNAAQAAYQVSHLENAILNLTMTNIRSVMGSMDLDELLSNRDAINDRLLRVVDEAVQPWGIKVTRVEIKDIQPPRDLVDAMARQMKAEREKRAQVLEAEGARNAQILRAEGAKQSAILQAEGQREAAFRNAEARERLAEAEAKATKMVSEAIAAGDVQAINYFVAQKYTEALASVGSAPNSKIVLMPMEASSILSSLGGIGAIAREVFGDAGNPPPPPPPRPRPAPARSTPPINPPISNTPFNPDPER, from the coding sequence ATGCTGTTCGGCGGCTTCGACATCGTCGTGATCGTGCTGGTGATTTTTGTCATCCTGGTGCTTTTTGCCGGGATCAAGACCGTGCCGCAGGGCTACCGTTACACCATCGAGCGCTTCGGCCGCTATACCCGCACGCTGGAGCCGGGCCTCAATCTCATCACCCCCTTCATCGAGCGCGTCGGGGCGCGGATGAACGTGATGGAGCAGGTGCTGAACGTGCCGACCCAGGAAGTGATCACCAAGGACAATGCCTCGGTTTCGGCAGATGCTGTCGCCTTCTTTCAGGTGCTGAACGCTGCCCAGGCCGCCTACCAGGTGTCCCACCTCGAAAACGCCATCCTCAATCTCACCATGACCAACATTCGCTCGGTCATGGGCTCCATGGATCTCGATGAGCTGCTTTCCAACCGCGATGCGATCAATGACCGGCTGCTGCGCGTCGTCGACGAGGCCGTGCAGCCTTGGGGCATTAAGGTCACGCGCGTCGAAATCAAGGACATTCAGCCGCCGCGCGACCTCGTCGATGCGATGGCCCGCCAGATGAAGGCCGAGCGCGAGAAGCGCGCCCAGGTGCTGGAGGCCGAAGGTGCGCGCAATGCGCAGATCCTCAGGGCCGAAGGCGCCAAGCAATCCGCCATCCTGCAGGCCGAAGGCCAGCGCGAAGCCGCCTTCCGCAATGCCGAAGCCCGTGAACGCCTGGCCGAGGCCGAAGCCAAGGCGACGAAGATGGTCTCCGAAGCGATCGCCGCCGGCGACGTCCAGGCAATCAACTACTTCGTCGCCCAGAAATACACCGAAGCACTCGCCTCGGTCGGCTCGGCGCCGAATTCCAAGATCGTGCTGATGCCGATGGAAGCCTCTTCCATCCTGAGTTCGCTCGGCGGCATCGGCGCCATTGCCCGCGAGGTCTTCGGCGATGCGGGCAATCCGCCGCCCCCGCCTCCACCGCGCCCGCGTCCCGCCCCGGCGCGCTCGACGCCGCCGATCAATCCGCCGATCTCCAACACTCCCTTCAACCCCGATCCGGAGCGATAG
- a CDS encoding NfeD family protein — MLAKIVAELGPWSWWVAGLVLLAAEMIVPGFFLVWIGLAALIVGALSLLFWDSAFWVWELQALLFALLAVATTFAGRHLTLRNATTDEPFLNQRGASLVGRTATLHEPIREGRGRIRLDDTLWQVIGPDLPVGTQVKVVSCHGRDLKVEPL, encoded by the coding sequence ATGCTGGCGAAGATCGTCGCCGAACTCGGACCATGGAGCTGGTGGGTCGCCGGTCTCGTCCTGCTCGCCGCGGAAATGATCGTTCCCGGCTTCTTCCTGGTCTGGATCGGCCTTGCCGCCTTGATCGTCGGAGCGCTATCGCTGCTCTTCTGGGACAGCGCCTTCTGGGTCTGGGAGCTTCAGGCGCTTCTTTTTGCGCTTCTCGCCGTTGCCACGACTTTCGCCGGCCGCCACCTGACATTGCGAAATGCCACGACGGACGAGCCTTTCCTCAACCAGCGCGGCGCGAGCCTCGTCGGCCGCACGGCGACGCTGCACGAGCCGATCCGCGAAGGCCGCGGCCGCATCCGCCTCGATGATACGCTGTGGCAAGTAATCGGACCCGATCTTCCCGTGGGAACGCAGGTGAAGGTGGTCTCGTGTCACGGCCGCGACCTGAAGGTCGAGCCACTCTGA
- a CDS encoding SIS domain-containing protein, with protein MNKRAIKLVENSVLESAKRTIETEKRGLEALERAFDDGLAGPFTRAVEIIGDISGRVIVTGVGKSGHIGAKLAATFASTGTPAFFVHAAEANHGDLGMIARDDVVLAISKGGESAELKSIISFTRRFSIPLIAITCSERSSLATAADIVLLVPNEQEACPNGLAPTTSTLMQLALGDALAVALLEARGFTATDFHVFHPGGKLGASLMHVADIMHTGERLPLVAKGTSMPEAITVLSRKHFGCVGVLDEDGRLCGIVTEGDMARNLTRNLAELAVDDIMTRTPKTVKPTVLATAALALLNQHHIGALIVIDDDNKPLGLVHFHDLLRIGVA; from the coding sequence ATGAACAAAAGAGCGATAAAACTCGTTGAAAACAGCGTGCTCGAATCGGCAAAACGCACGATAGAGACCGAAAAACGCGGTCTTGAGGCGCTCGAACGGGCTTTCGACGACGGATTGGCCGGTCCTTTCACACGCGCCGTCGAGATCATCGGCGACATCTCCGGACGCGTCATTGTCACCGGTGTCGGCAAGAGCGGCCATATTGGTGCCAAGTTGGCGGCAACTTTCGCTTCAACAGGCACACCCGCCTTTTTCGTGCATGCGGCCGAGGCCAATCACGGCGATCTCGGCATGATCGCGCGCGACGACGTCGTCCTTGCGATTTCCAAAGGCGGCGAGAGCGCCGAACTCAAGAGCATCATTTCCTTCACCCGGCGCTTTTCCATTCCCCTGATCGCGATCACCTGCAGCGAACGGTCTTCACTGGCGACGGCTGCCGATATCGTCCTTCTGGTGCCGAACGAGCAGGAGGCCTGCCCTAACGGACTGGCGCCGACGACTTCGACGCTGATGCAGCTTGCCCTTGGCGACGCGCTGGCTGTGGCGCTGCTCGAGGCGCGCGGCTTTACCGCCACGGATTTCCACGTCTTCCATCCCGGCGGCAAGCTGGGCGCCAGCCTGATGCATGTCGCCGATATCATGCATACCGGCGAGCGGCTGCCGCTGGTGGCCAAGGGCACGTCGATGCCGGAGGCGATCACGGTGCTGTCGCGCAAGCATTTCGGTTGCGTCGGCGTGCTTGACGAGGATGGGCGGCTCTGCGGCATCGTCACCGAAGGCGACATGGCGCGCAACCTGACGCGCAATCTGGCCGAACTCGCTGTCGACGATATTATGACCAGGACGCCGAAGACGGTGAAGCCGACGGTGCTGGCGACGGCCGCTCTGGCGCTGCTCAACCAGCACCACATTGGCGCGCTGATCGTCATCGATGACGACAACAAGCCGCTCGGGCTGGTGCATTTCCACGATCTGCTACGGATCGGCGTCGCCTGA
- a CDS encoding outer membrane beta-barrel protein, whose amino-acid sequence MGQPKQTSSVTPLRAMSRAVSFAAFGGLLLSQSALAQSAVSQQAGAAANRSATSQDYRATINAAAAGFDGETDDSAIPAASGTTANADNAQQRPAIPDAQSGDDITGSILDDDIRRLNTREASVDEALPRRKAAESASTAETPGIPIGTFVLRPSVTQSINTETTKDGNTRQQRAFLETDAAATLTSDWSRHQLSVTSEGAWQKNVSGEGEEQPSFKVNGDLRLDLSRDAVAHLTGGYNFYREDTDDPDAIAGATQQSDVQEFSAGASIQRDFGILRGTTALALTRSVYSDATLASGTTVNMSDRNQTTGTLRGRVGYELSPALIPFIEATIGRTLYDETRDSAGYERSGHSYGAKAGVEVDLGEKLKGEVGVGYAMADFEDSRLSSIDTATLDASLLWSPIRGTDVNLGLQTSIQPSTTAGESGYVSHALTTTVTHQLRDNLVATMIGGVTWRDYPSDSSINDELVYTTATGLTWNINRYLDLTSTLGYELTARKDGPDSQQWRAGVGLKLKR is encoded by the coding sequence ATGGGCCAACCAAAACAGACGAGCAGTGTGACGCCGCTCCGCGCCATGAGCCGTGCCGTCTCTTTTGCTGCGTTCGGTGGTCTGCTTTTGAGCCAGTCAGCCCTAGCGCAGTCCGCCGTGTCGCAGCAGGCGGGCGCGGCAGCGAACCGCTCCGCGACCTCCCAGGACTACCGCGCCACGATCAATGCGGCCGCCGCCGGTTTCGATGGCGAGACCGACGATTCAGCCATTCCGGCCGCAAGCGGCACCACCGCAAACGCGGATAACGCTCAACAAAGGCCCGCCATCCCCGACGCGCAATCGGGCGACGATATCACCGGCTCCATACTCGACGACGACATACGTCGGCTGAACACCCGCGAAGCCTCGGTCGACGAGGCATTGCCGCGCCGCAAGGCCGCCGAAAGCGCCTCGACCGCGGAGACGCCAGGCATTCCGATCGGCACTTTCGTGCTCCGCCCGAGTGTGACCCAGAGCATCAACACCGAGACGACCAAGGACGGCAACACCAGGCAGCAGCGCGCCTTTCTCGAAACCGATGCGGCCGCGACGCTCACCTCCGATTGGAGCCGGCACCAGCTGAGCGTCACCTCGGAAGGCGCCTGGCAGAAGAATGTCAGCGGCGAGGGCGAGGAGCAGCCTTCCTTCAAGGTCAACGGCGATCTCAGGCTGGATCTCTCCCGCGATGCGGTCGCGCACCTCACCGGCGGCTACAACTTCTACCGCGAGGATACGGACGACCCCGACGCCATCGCAGGTGCGACCCAGCAATCCGACGTGCAGGAATTTTCGGCCGGCGCCTCCATCCAGCGCGATTTCGGCATCCTGCGCGGCACGACCGCGCTGGCGCTGACCCGCTCGGTCTATTCCGATGCCACGCTCGCAAGCGGCACGACTGTGAACATGAGCGACCGCAACCAGACGACGGGCACACTGCGCGGCCGCGTCGGCTACGAGCTCTCTCCGGCGCTCATCCCCTTCATCGAGGCCACGATCGGCCGCACGCTCTACGACGAGACACGCGATTCCGCGGGCTACGAGCGTTCGGGCCACAGCTATGGCGCCAAGGCGGGCGTCGAGGTCGATCTCGGCGAAAAGCTGAAAGGCGAAGTCGGCGTCGGTTACGCGATGGCGGATTTCGAAGACAGCCGGCTGTCCTCGATCGATACGGCCACGCTCGATGCGAGCCTGCTCTGGTCGCCGATCCGCGGCACCGATGTCAATCTCGGCCTGCAGACGAGCATCCAGCCCTCGACCACGGCAGGCGAGAGCGGCTACGTCTCACACGCGCTGACGACGACGGTCACCCACCAACTGCGCGACAATCTGGTCGCGACAATGATCGGCGGGGTGACGTGGCGCGACTATCCCTCGGACAGCAGCATCAACGACGAACTCGTCTATACCACGGCGACCGGCCTCACCTGGAACATCAACCGATATCTCGATCTGACCAGCACGCTCGGCTACGAGCTGACGGCACGCAAGGACGGTCCCGACTCGCAGCAATGGCGCGCCGGCGTCGGCCTGAAGCTGAAAAGATAA